The proteins below come from a single Oenanthe melanoleuca isolate GR-GAL-2019-014 chromosome Z, OMel1.0, whole genome shotgun sequence genomic window:
- the SEC11C gene encoding signal peptidase complex catalytic subunit SEC11C isoform X1 has product MDLFGDLRRMNKRQLYYQVLNFAMIVSSALMIWKGLIVITGSESPIVVVLSGSMEPAFHRGDLLFLTNFHDDPIRAGEIVVFKVEGRDIPIVHRVIKVHEKGNGNIKFLTKGDNNEVDDRGLYKEGQNWLEKKDVVGRARGFLPYVGMVTIIMNDYPKFKYALLAVMGAYVLLKRES; this is encoded by the exons atGGATCTGTTCGGGGACCTGCGGCGCATGAACAAGCGGCAG CTGTATTACCAAGTCTTAAATTTTGCTATGATTGTGTCTTCTGCCCTAATGATCTGGAAAGGACTGATCGTGATCACTGGCAGTGAGAGCCCCATTGTTGTGGTGCTCAG TGGCAGCATGGAACCAGCTTTTCACAGGGGAGACCTGCTATTCCTGACAAATTTCCATGATGACCCAATCAGAGCTGGTGAAATAGTTGTTTTTAAAGTTGAAGGCAGAGACATTCCAATAGTTCACAGAGTTATCAAAGTGCATGAAAA AGGAAATGGGAACATCAAATTTCTGACTAAAGGGGATAATAATGAAGTTGATGATAGAGGCTTGTACAAAGAAGGTCAGAATTGGTTAGAGAAGAAAGATGTTGTTGGAAGAGCAAGAGG CTTTTTGCCCTATGTAGGAATGGTAACTATAATAATGAATGACTACCCGAAATTTAAG TATGCTCTCCTGGCAGTGATGGGAGCATATGTGCTGCTCAAACGGGAGTCCTGA
- the SEC11C gene encoding signal peptidase complex catalytic subunit SEC11C isoform X2, protein MIVSSALMIWKGLIVITGSESPIVVVLSGSMEPAFHRGDLLFLTNFHDDPIRAGEIVVFKVEGRDIPIVHRVIKVHEKGNGNIKFLTKGDNNEVDDRGLYKEGQNWLEKKDVVGRARGFLPYVGMVTIIMNDYPKFKYALLAVMGAYVLLKRES, encoded by the exons ATGATTGTGTCTTCTGCCCTAATGATCTGGAAAGGACTGATCGTGATCACTGGCAGTGAGAGCCCCATTGTTGTGGTGCTCAG TGGCAGCATGGAACCAGCTTTTCACAGGGGAGACCTGCTATTCCTGACAAATTTCCATGATGACCCAATCAGAGCTGGTGAAATAGTTGTTTTTAAAGTTGAAGGCAGAGACATTCCAATAGTTCACAGAGTTATCAAAGTGCATGAAAA AGGAAATGGGAACATCAAATTTCTGACTAAAGGGGATAATAATGAAGTTGATGATAGAGGCTTGTACAAAGAAGGTCAGAATTGGTTAGAGAAGAAAGATGTTGTTGGAAGAGCAAGAGG CTTTTTGCCCTATGTAGGAATGGTAACTATAATAATGAATGACTACCCGAAATTTAAG TATGCTCTCCTGGCAGTGATGGGAGCATATGTGCTGCTCAAACGGGAGTCCTGA